In Anaerococcus prevotii DSM 20548, the following are encoded in one genomic region:
- a CDS encoding (2,3-dihydroxybenzoyl)adenylate synthase — MNIELKEKLEKIYDEQVWPHMTLGEFIEDCAKKYGDKIALVDGDVELSYQELNRKACQYANGLLKAGFKKGDRIVLQLPNCHEFVIILFAMFKIGLIPVLSLPAHRKNEIKGILEKSGAIAYIAKGKYLGFSYVDMIREVREELNIDFKVYILGDNQGYKNFYNLNDKDYIYQHIDVDYKEIGLLLLSGGTTGIPKLIPRRHCDYIYVAKETAKRCKMDQDSIYLASLPIAHNFPLCCPGILGTFFIGGKVVLCPVTSPDEILPLIEEEEVTITGLVPAMANICIDFIKVDDYDISSLKVLQVGGSVLEEKLAEKIEREFGCKLQQIFGIAEGLIMTTSLDDDSKTIFTTQGKPISEFDELLIVDEDGEEVKDEDYGELIVRGSYTIYGYYKLPEVNKRCIDKDLYFKTGDKARKLKDGNYQVVGRISETINRAGEKITPSEIEDILLSNENIGDVQVVGVPDELLGEKIGVFILKDEKDELSLEDIRTFLANKNVAEFKLPDSIKYIDSWPLTALGKIDRNKLKRIE, encoded by the coding sequence ATGAACATTGAATTAAAAGAAAAATTAGAAAAAATTTATGATGAACAAGTATGGCCGCATATGACCTTAGGAGAATTTATTGAAGATTGTGCTAAAAAATATGGGGATAAAATTGCCTTAGTAGATGGAGATGTTGAACTTTCATATCAAGAATTAAATAGAAAAGCTTGCCAATATGCCAATGGTTTATTGAAAGCTGGATTTAAAAAGGGAGATAGAATCGTTCTTCAACTTCCTAATTGCCATGAATTTGTTATTATCCTTTTTGCCATGTTTAAGATTGGTTTGATTCCTGTATTATCCCTTCCAGCTCACAGGAAAAATGAAATAAAGGGAATATTAGAAAAATCAGGGGCAATAGCATATATAGCTAAGGGTAAATATCTTGGATTTTCATATGTGGATATGATTAGAGAAGTAAGAGAAGAATTAAACATAGATTTTAAAGTTTATATTCTTGGGGATAATCAAGGATATAAAAATTTTTACAATCTCAATGATAAAGATTATATATATCAACATATAGATGTTGACTATAAAGAAATAGGATTATTACTTTTATCGGGTGGTACAACTGGGATACCAAAATTGATACCAAGGAGACACTGCGATTATATCTATGTAGCAAAAGAAACTGCAAAGAGATGTAAAATGGATCAAGACAGTATTTATCTAGCCTCTCTTCCTATTGCTCACAACTTTCCTTTATGTTGCCCAGGGATATTAGGAACATTTTTTATAGGCGGCAAAGTTGTTTTATGCCCAGTAACAAGCCCAGATGAAATCTTGCCTTTAATTGAGGAAGAGGAGGTTACGATAACGGGATTAGTTCCTGCTATGGCAAATATATGTATAGATTTTATAAAGGTAGATGATTATGACATATCATCATTAAAGGTTCTTCAAGTTGGAGGTTCGGTTTTAGAAGAAAAGCTTGCAGAAAAAATAGAAAGAGAATTTGGGTGTAAATTACAACAAATTTTCGGAATAGCTGAAGGTCTGATTATGACAACTTCTTTAGATGATGATAGTAAAACTATATTTACAACTCAAGGTAAACCTATAAGTGAGTTTGATGAATTGTTAATAGTTGATGAAGATGGAGAAGAAGTCAAAGATGAAGATTACGGAGAACTTATAGTTAGAGGCTCTTACACAATTTATGGCTATTATAAGCTCCCAGAAGTAAATAAAAGATGTATAGACAAAGATTTATATTTCAAAACTGGAGATAAGGCAAGGAAACTAAAAGATGGGAATTATCAGGTAGTTGGAAGAATTTCAGAAACAATAAATAGGGCTGGAGAAAAAATCACCCCTTCTGAAATTGAAGATATTTTACTATCTAATGAAAATATAGGAGATGTTCAAGTTGTAGGAGTGCCTGATGAACTTTTGGGAGAAAAAATAGGAGTATTCATATTAAAAGATGAGAAGGACGAACTCTCATTAGAAGATATCAGGACATTTCTAGCAAATAAGAATGTAGCGGAATTTAAATTGCCAGATTCTATAAAATATATAGATTCATGGCCGCTAACTGCTTTGGGAAAAATTGATAGAAATAAATTAAAAAGAATAGAGTGA
- a CDS encoding metal-dependent transcriptional regulator, giving the protein MLHREFAEENYLEAIYILSLEKEEVRNMDLANYLEYKRPTVTRMLKKLENKGLIIYGEDKIIRLTEESKIFCEKMYTRHKYLTDVFIRLGIDAKNAEDEACLIEHVISDETFEKLKKHFDYNL; this is encoded by the coding sequence ATTCTACACAGGGAATTTGCAGAGGAAAATTATTTAGAAGCTATATATATTTTATCTTTGGAAAAAGAGGAAGTAAGAAATATGGATCTTGCTAATTACTTAGAATATAAAAGACCTACTGTTACAAGAATGCTAAAAAAACTTGAAAATAAAGGGCTGATTATTTATGGTGAAGATAAAATAATTCGTTTAACAGAGGAGTCAAAAATATTTTGCGAAAAAATGTATACAAGGCATAAATATTTGACGGACGTATTTATAAGACTTGGAATAGATGCAAAAAATGCTGAAGACGAAGCTTGTCTTATAGAGCATGTTATTTCTGATGAAACTTTTGAAAAATTAAAAAAACATTTCGATTATAATTTATAG
- a CDS encoding 4'-phosphopantetheinyl transferase family protein: MKIEEYEIRKINDFLTLEDLKDKLASNNLILIKAYTDKLLEEKLLPYLTKEEIIKSEDYKSEIAKINYLASRAILNLTLKGLLEKGINDLRVKRDKNNKPYVENTLGLKFNISHTEDLVLLAFSKIEVGIDVEKINYQFEFKDILENCFTKDEIINIDNNIISFYRYWTAKEAYLKCDGIGLVRNLKEIEIISFGNEFIEINDSKRNTISRLKSLNYDDKYFGAICLEEN, encoded by the coding sequence ATGAAAATTGAAGAATATGAAATAAGAAAAATTAATGATTTTCTTACTTTAGAAGATTTAAAAGATAAATTAGCTAGTAATAATTTAATACTAATTAAGGCTTATACAGATAAATTATTAGAAGAAAAATTACTTCCTTATTTAACTAAAGAGGAGATAATAAAATCAGAAGATTATAAATCAGAGATAGCAAAAATTAATTATCTAGCATCAAGGGCAATACTTAATTTGACCTTAAAAGGTTTACTCGAAAAAGGAATTAATGATTTAAGAGTCAAGAGGGATAAAAACAATAAGCCTTATGTAGAAAACACTCTAGGATTAAAGTTTAACATATCCCATACAGAAGACTTGGTCTTGTTAGCTTTTTCTAAAATAGAAGTAGGAATAGATGTTGAAAAAATAAATTATCAATTTGAGTTTAAGGATATATTAGAAAATTGTTTTACTAAAGATGAAATTATAAATATAGATAATAACATAATCAGTTTCTATAGATATTGGACTGCAAAAGAAGCCTATCTTAAATGTGATGGTATTGGTCTTGTAAGGAATTTAAAAGAGATTGAAATAATTTCTTTTGGAAATGAATTTATAGAAATTAATGATAGTAAAAGGAATACAATAAGTAGATTAAAGTCATTAAACTATGATGACAAATATTTCGGGGCAATATGCTTGGAGGAAAATTAA
- a CDS encoding plasmid mobilization protein: MANRFRNERIEIKLTKEEKEVFEKKMKLANCKTMSHFLRKCVLEKEIYVVDLEPFRNLQWLLSNATNNINQIAKATNTTGVIYKNEIESMNNQIEKLSKEIWQIHSLLLNKSKESSGD; encoded by the coding sequence ATGGCAAATAGATTTAGAAATGAAAGAATAGAAATAAAACTTACTAAAGAAGAAAAAGAAGTTTTTGAAAAGAAAATGAAACTTGCTAATTGCAAAACTATGTCTCACTTTCTTAGAAAATGTGTATTAGAAAAAGAGATTTATGTAGTAGATTTAGAACCATTTAGAAACCTACAATGGCTACTTTCAAATGCAACAAATAATATAAACCAGATTGCAAAAGCTACTAATACAACTGGTGTTATTTACAAAAATGAAATTGAATCTATGAATAATCAGATAGAAAAATTATCAAAAGAAATATGGCAGATCCATTCCCTACTTCTTAATAAATCAAAAGAAAGTTCTGGTGATTAG
- a CDS encoding thioesterase II family protein — translation MSKNFEILSKEINENNIIANLFIFPFAGGGVSAFRKWKDEFEDIKLLVAQYPGRENRFSEKAISDINILVDNLFEDMKENFNFRKPYYLFGHSMGTKIVYELALRIKNSDYINPRGIIISGGRAPLYKEPHPIYHLDDDGFIEGLRRYEGTPKEILDNKDLISIFLPTLRADFVIDEDYQDTKFEKLESPILGLMGDKDQEMNLDELIKWQDYTTKEFTYRYIDGKHMFVNTSPESVIEEIKEFIKVNEN, via the coding sequence ATGTCAAAAAACTTTGAAATACTAAGTAAAGAAATTAATGAAAATAATATAATAGCAAATCTTTTTATATTCCCGTTTGCAGGTGGTGGAGTGTCTGCCTTTAGAAAATGGAAAGATGAGTTTGAAGATATAAAATTACTTGTTGCCCAGTATCCAGGAAGAGAAAACAGGTTTTCTGAAAAGGCTATAAGTGACATTAATATCTTAGTGGATAATTTATTTGAAGATATGAAAGAAAATTTTAATTTTAGAAAACCTTATTATTTATTTGGACACAGTATGGGAACAAAAATAGTTTATGAACTTGCATTAAGAATTAAAAATTCGGATTACATAAATCCAAGAGGAATAATAATATCAGGAGGACGAGCACCATTATATAAAGAACCTCATCCAATTTATCATCTTGATGATGACGGATTTATAGAAGGCTTAAGAAGATATGAAGGAACACCAAAAGAAATTTTAGACAATAAGGATTTAATTTCTATTTTCTTGCCAACACTTAGGGCAGATTTTGTAATAGATGAAGACTATCAAGACACAAAATTTGAGAAATTAGAATCACCTATACTAGGTCTTATGGGAGATAAAGATCAAGAAATGAATTTAGATGAACTTATAAAATGGCAAGATTATACCACAAAAGAATTCACTTATAGATATATCGATGGCAAGCATATGTTTGTCAATACATCTCCTGAAAGTGTCATTGAAGAGATAAAAGAGTTTATAAAAGTAAATGAAAATTGA
- a CDS encoding non-ribosomal peptide synthetase: MEFDARKEIKLIIEKWLKDTLKKSDIKENDNLIEKGLSSMQVMQLSGILKKEGLRISFAKLIEKPTLNSWFDLVANSKIIKKHSKDNKKSNDGKDSFNLTDVQYSYFIGRSYDQTLGGVGCHAYIEIDGKDIDYKRLNDAWNKLQYRHPMLRARFTEDGKQEILDKPFSEEIEVFDLSNLDEEETKIRLDKIRENLSHRKLRVEMGEVAGLKLANLSQNRNKIFFDLDLLVADVMSLSLILKELGELYLGKELDNLNSYTFKDYINNLEVDSEIYKKDQEFWKEKIDSFEIERPNLPLRKDPEQIKETRFTRRKRVIEKDKWSKIKELAASYKSTPSMVLLTAYDLILERWTNQDKFFINLPLFNRDLSNENMKDMVADFTNILLVEHERKNYTSFLETLNRISKTFIDNVSHSSYSGVQVQRDISKSQGTSLNVAPVVFACNIDYPLETEISRKALGKITYMVSQTPGVWLDFQSYIKDGDLVLCWDSVDELFPEKMLDDMLNSLEKQLLRLTEKENWESKFDVLSENQKLAREKELQSILPLNFPDERLYDGFIKNVKENPEKIAIIDSETKEEISYMDLYEKSLKIAGFLKENGIKKGEYVGITLPRSSKQIYAIFGILFSGAAYVAVGINQPSERRTKIYEQIGIKFVISDNKTIENCKLDTGEVSLIDLDKAIDKSLGLDNPIKVSPFDSAYIIMTSGTTGVPKGVEIMHTSAINTINDLNEKYSINSNDTLLMVSAIDFDLSVYDIFAILGVGGTLITTNEDNYRNPDEWIRIIEKFKVSVWDSVPILFDMLVTMAEGEKKNLPLRIVMLSGDWISKDLPGRFYKLSEKENSIVVAMGGATEASIWSNYLNAPREIPKDWISIPYGRPLKNQVYRVVDELGRICPNYVKGELLIGGVGVAKCYHGDEDLTNNKYFEEDGIRWYRTGDNGRFWNDGTIEFLGRKDTQVKIKGHRIELGEIEDAISKFDGVKKVVVDFIEKVNSKNLVAFVKIDKDSDNFNINKCLEKIDTSFIEEVEEICYEDIEAQNEKINNLVAKTIINVFKSFELDLVNNSYSIVDIYNKIKDSKRNRFIIENWINKLLSLKYLEFKNEKYSLREDEIFINEDSCNNEIGNYLKDLELELIKILSGENDPIEAFYSDSNKSYMSKFAEELLGYKESINSIINSIKAYARLNNKKNIKILEYGTRNSELTTTIFKEIEEFVSDYIYVDSSIYFRNNLSDLESDSKYKYVCINDNLGTSLDEDDFDIVIAINSIHRSNDKKTLIEEMLKALKVKGLIIGNELKNNNLLPIITADIINEQPFNEVRPADFDNYDCEVLYINSEKRTECSNFITFTIANLKENKYTFEKLRSYLSHEIPSYMIPTNFYQVDEVPLNKNGKVDRKKLKNKIIKNQTKNMDYSKKIVYPSTDLEKKMLRVWVKCLGNKNISVYDNFFSLGGDSLIGSRIINELKKDSINISVAELYEFETISECAKYITNRDNGQKNPVEVGEIE; this comes from the coding sequence ATGGAATTTGATGCGAGAAAAGAAATTAAACTAATAATTGAAAAATGGTTAAAAGATACCTTGAAGAAATCAGACATAAAAGAAAATGACAATTTAATAGAAAAAGGCTTAAGTTCCATGCAAGTAATGCAACTTTCAGGAATTCTTAAAAAAGAAGGACTTAGAATATCCTTCGCAAAGCTCATTGAGAAGCCTACACTTAATTCATGGTTTGACCTAGTAGCTAATTCAAAAATTATTAAGAAACATTCAAAAGATAATAAGAAATCAAATGATGGCAAAGATTCATTCAATCTTACAGATGTTCAATATTCTTATTTTATAGGCAGAAGTTATGATCAAACTCTAGGTGGAGTGGGTTGTCATGCCTATATTGAAATAGATGGAAAAGATATAGATTATAAAAGATTGAATGATGCATGGAATAAACTTCAATATAGACATCCAATGCTCAGAGCAAGATTCACAGAAGATGGAAAACAAGAAATATTAGATAAACCTTTTAGCGAAGAAATTGAAGTTTTTGACTTGTCTAATTTAGATGAAGAAGAAACCAAAATTAGACTAGATAAAATACGAGAAAATTTATCTCATAGAAAACTTAGAGTAGAAATGGGAGAAGTCGCAGGATTAAAACTTGCGAATCTATCACAAAATAGAAACAAAATTTTCTTTGATTTAGATTTGTTAGTTGCTGATGTAATGAGTTTGAGCCTTATTTTAAAAGAATTAGGAGAATTGTATTTAGGAAAAGAATTAGACAATCTAAACAGTTATACTTTTAAAGACTATATAAATAATCTTGAAGTAGACTCTGAAATTTATAAAAAAGACCAAGAGTTTTGGAAAGAAAAAATAGACTCATTTGAAATAGAAAGACCTAATTTACCATTAAGAAAAGATCCTGAACAAATCAAAGAAACAAGATTTACTAGAAGAAAACGAGTTATTGAAAAAGATAAGTGGAGCAAAATAAAAGAGCTTGCAGCAAGCTATAAATCTACGCCATCAATGGTTTTATTAACTGCATATGATTTAATTCTAGAAAGATGGACTAACCAAGATAAGTTTTTTATAAACTTACCATTATTTAATAGAGATCTTTCAAACGAAAACATGAAAGATATGGTGGCAGACTTTACAAATATCTTATTAGTAGAGCATGAAAGAAAAAATTATACTTCTTTCCTAGAAACCTTGAATAGAATAAGCAAAACCTTTATAGACAATGTTAGCCATTCATCTTATAGTGGAGTACAAGTTCAAAGGGATATATCAAAATCACAGGGTACAAGCCTTAATGTAGCACCTGTAGTTTTTGCGTGCAACATAGACTATCCACTAGAAACTGAAATTTCAAGGAAAGCTTTGGGCAAAATTACATATATGGTTTCACAAACTCCAGGAGTATGGTTAGATTTCCAATCTTATATAAAAGATGGAGATTTAGTATTGTGCTGGGATAGTGTAGATGAACTTTTCCCTGAAAAAATGTTAGATGATATGTTAAATTCTTTAGAAAAACAACTTTTAAGACTAACAGAAAAAGAAAATTGGGAAAGCAAATTTGATGTGCTATCAGAAAATCAAAAACTAGCAAGAGAAAAAGAGCTTCAATCAATTCTTCCATTAAACTTTCCTGATGAAAGATTATATGACGGATTTATAAAAAATGTAAAAGAAAATCCAGAAAAAATTGCAATTATAGATTCAGAAACTAAAGAAGAAATATCCTATATGGACTTATATGAAAAATCCTTAAAAATAGCTGGATTTTTAAAGGAAAATGGAATAAAAAAGGGAGAATATGTAGGTATTACTCTTCCAAGATCAAGCAAACAAATTTATGCTATATTTGGAATACTTTTTTCTGGAGCGGCATATGTTGCTGTTGGGATAAATCAACCTAGCGAAAGACGAACTAAAATATACGAACAAATTGGCATAAAGTTTGTCATAAGTGACAATAAAACAATAGAAAATTGCAAACTAGATACAGGAGAAGTTTCTTTAATTGACTTAGACAAAGCTATAGACAAATCCTTAGGTCTTGATAATCCTATAAAAGTAAGTCCTTTTGACTCAGCCTATATAATAATGACATCAGGTACTACAGGAGTGCCAAAGGGTGTTGAGATCATGCACACAAGTGCCATTAATACTATTAATGATTTAAATGAAAAATATTCTATTAATTCAAATGATACGTTACTTATGGTGTCAGCAATAGACTTTGACTTATCAGTATATGATATTTTTGCAATACTTGGTGTAGGTGGAACTCTAATAACAACTAATGAAGATAATTATCGTAATCCTGATGAATGGATTAGAATTATTGAAAAATTTAAGGTAAGTGTGTGGGACTCTGTACCTATACTTTTTGACATGCTCGTAACTATGGCAGAGGGTGAAAAGAAAAACTTACCACTTAGAATTGTTATGTTATCAGGAGATTGGATATCAAAAGACTTACCAGGAAGATTTTACAAGTTAAGCGAAAAAGAAAATTCCATTGTTGTAGCTATGGGCGGTGCAACAGAAGCATCTATATGGTCAAATTATTTAAATGCACCAAGAGAAATACCAAAAGATTGGATATCAATTCCATATGGAAGACCACTTAAAAACCAAGTCTATAGAGTAGTAGATGAATTAGGTAGAATATGCCCTAATTATGTTAAGGGAGAACTTTTAATTGGTGGGGTAGGTGTCGCTAAATGTTATCATGGAGATGAAGACCTAACTAATAATAAGTATTTTGAAGAAGATGGGATTAGGTGGTATAGAACTGGAGATAATGGAAGATTTTGGAATGATGGTACTATTGAATTTCTTGGAAGAAAAGACACTCAAGTAAAAATTAAAGGTCATAGAATTGAACTTGGGGAAATCGAAGATGCTATAAGTAAATTTGATGGTGTTAAAAAAGTAGTAGTTGATTTTATAGAAAAAGTAAACAGCAAAAATCTAGTAGCCTTTGTAAAAATTGACAAGGATTCTGATAACTTTAATATTAATAAATGTTTAGAAAAAATAGACACTTCTTTTATTGAGGAAGTAGAAGAAATCTGTTATGAGGATATAGAGGCACAAAATGAAAAAATAAATAATCTGGTTGCCAAAACTATTATAAATGTCTTTAAAAGCTTTGAACTTGATTTAGTAAATAATAGCTACTCAATTGTTGATATTTATAATAAAATTAAGGATTCAAAAAGAAATAGATTTATAATTGAAAATTGGATAAATAAACTTTTATCTTTAAAATATTTAGAATTTAAGAATGAAAAATATTCATTAAGAGAAGATGAGATTTTCATAAATGAAGATAGTTGCAATAATGAAATAGGCAATTATTTAAAGGATTTAGAATTGGAGCTTATAAAGATTTTGTCGGGAGAAAATGATCCTATAGAAGCCTTTTATTCAGATTCAAATAAATCCTATATGTCAAAATTTGCAGAAGAACTTTTAGGATATAAAGAATCAATTAATAGCATTATAAATTCAATAAAGGCTTATGCAAGATTAAATAATAAGAAAAATATAAAAATCTTAGAATATGGAACTAGAAATAGCGAACTAACTACTACTATTTTTAAAGAGATTGAAGAATTTGTTAGTGATTATATTTATGTTGATAGTTCTATCTACTTTAGAAATAATCTATCTGACTTGGAGAGTGATAGTAAATATAAATATGTTTGCATAAATGATAACTTAGGAACTTCTTTAGATGAAGATGATTTTGATATTGTTATAGCTATAAACTCGATTCACAGAAGTAATGACAAAAAGACTCTTATAGAAGAAATGCTAAAAGCGTTGAAAGTCAAAGGACTTATTATTGGTAATGAATTAAAAAATAATAACCTACTACCTATAATTACAGCAGATATAATAAATGAGCAGCCATTTAACGAAGTAAGACCAGCTGATTTTGACAATTATGATTGTGAAGTCCTCTATATAAACAGTGAAAAAAGGACAGAATGCTCTAATTTTATAACTTTTACAATAGCTAACTTAAAAGAAAACAAGTATACCTTTGAAAAATTAAGAAGTTATTTATCACATGAAATACCAAGCTATATGATTCCTACTAATTTCTATCAAGTAGATGAAGTTCCATTAAATAAAAATGGAAAAGTTGATAGGAAGAAATTGAAAAATAAAATTATTAAGAATCAAACAAAAAATATGGATTATAGTAAAAAGATTGTGTATCCAAGCACTGATTTAGAAAAAAAGATGTTAAGAGTTTGGGTTAAATGCTTGGGAAATAAAAATATTAGTGTTTATGATAACTTCTTTTCTTTAGGAGGAGATTCGTTAATTGGATCTAGAATAATCAATGAATTAAAGAAAGATAGTATTAATATATCTGTTGCAGAACTTTATGAATTTGAAACGATATCTGAATGTGCTAAATATATAACAAATAGAGATAATGGGCAAAAAAATCCAGTTGAGGTTGGTGAGATTGAATGA
- a CDS encoding bifunctional Gfo/Idh/MocA family oxidoreductase/class I SAM-dependent methyltransferase, protein MSKIKVIVCGTKFGQFYIEALHRYDTGFKLSGILSNGSNQSKVCSDKYNVPLYTNISDIPKDIKLAFVIIRSDVMGGSGTDVIIELLKRGINVVAEQPLHVKDIQKCVKEALKNNVLFRIANIYKNMETIKLYKEKIIEFIPDSEITNIEVTVSNQIVFSLIEVLEEIFGDELMLLNSDEIKPNMDDSSLICRIGSKLLLLKILNRVDAFDPDNTMPYMLNIKTFTNYGTLELYELFGPIIWKPMVKVAHNYFTAKEVNVTLQTNVCYMEELYSNNSFEEIFSKYWINSIKSTIINIKQDFSKGEYLSKQDKHCYQRMVENGVKWNAIGNIIGYPHLSLIKREDSNITSRIIKTFNVERATNTGDISIKLKECSFQEIKLQKRILDIACLESVYYNLFKINNFIINEEIKISNIFKIIGGDLKRERVLKRWLKILEKEKYIVISEEYIKFIVNINEDKMLYNWKRAKKFLIPHFTDEVVVDYYMDHSREFINILSGNLNPMLLLFPNGDDKIAVEFYRQNSMEKILAKEISKHICDYVKKAKRKIRILEIGAGTGATSEYIFSNSDLTNNNCEYIFSDVSQYFLNNAKRKYAYEYIKFKKIDFNKSFMEQKIFNNSFDIVISAGALNNSIDTKVVVENIFNLVKSGGLILITEPVGEHYEIALSQSFLMNIPIDERYESNITFLNLNQWVDLLSQTGFITNYWPDETNPLSGLNKYLFMVRKE, encoded by the coding sequence ATGAGCAAAATTAAAGTTATTGTTTGTGGGACAAAATTTGGACAATTTTATATAGAAGCATTGCATAGATACGATACTGGATTTAAATTGTCTGGCATTCTGTCTAATGGTAGTAACCAAAGTAAGGTTTGTTCAGATAAATATAATGTACCATTATATACAAATATTTCAGATATTCCTAAAGATATAAAGTTGGCTTTTGTAATTATTAGAAGCGATGTAATGGGAGGTTCAGGTACAGATGTAATAATTGAATTGTTAAAGAGAGGTATAAATGTTGTTGCAGAGCAACCTTTACATGTAAAAGATATACAAAAGTGTGTAAAAGAAGCATTAAAAAACAATGTACTCTTTAGAATTGCCAATATTTATAAAAATATGGAGACTATAAAATTATACAAAGAAAAAATAATAGAATTTATCCCTGATAGTGAAATTACAAACATAGAAGTAACTGTATCAAATCAAATAGTTTTTTCTTTAATAGAAGTATTGGAGGAAATATTCGGGGACGAATTAATGCTATTAAATTCTGATGAAATAAAACCAAATATGGATGACTCATCACTCATATGTAGGATAGGCTCTAAGCTATTATTACTAAAAATTTTAAATAGGGTAGATGCTTTTGATCCAGATAATACTATGCCTTATATGTTAAATATTAAAACATTTACAAATTATGGAACATTAGAGTTATATGAATTATTTGGACCCATAATATGGAAACCAATGGTAAAGGTGGCTCATAATTATTTCACAGCAAAAGAGGTAAATGTGACATTGCAGACCAATGTATGTTATATGGAAGAACTTTACTCAAATAACTCTTTTGAAGAAATATTTTCTAAATATTGGATTAACTCAATTAAATCTACAATAATCAACATAAAACAAGATTTTTCTAAAGGTGAGTATTTAAGTAAACAAGATAAACATTGTTACCAAAGAATGGTTGAAAATGGAGTTAAATGGAATGCAATTGGAAATATTATAGGATATCCTCATTTATCATTAATAAAAAGAGAAGATTCCAATATAACCTCACGTATAATAAAAACGTTTAATGTAGAAAGAGCGACTAACACTGGTGACATAAGTATTAAATTAAAGGAATGTAGTTTTCAAGAGATTAAACTTCAAAAAAGGATATTAGATATTGCTTGTCTTGAATCTGTTTATTATAACTTGTTTAAGATTAATAATTTTATAATTAATGAAGAAATAAAGATATCTAACATTTTTAAAATAATTGGAGGAGATTTAAAAAGAGAAAGAGTATTAAAAAGATGGCTTAAAATTCTTGAAAAAGAGAAATATATAGTGATATCGGAGGAATATATTAAATTCATAGTAAATATTAATGAAGATAAAATGTTATATAACTGGAAAAGAGCAAAAAAATTTTTAATACCACATTTTACTGATGAAGTTGTAGTCGATTATTATATGGATCATAGTAGAGAATTCATTAATATATTATCTGGAAATTTAAATCCTATGTTATTATTATTCCCTAATGGAGATGATAAAATAGCCGTTGAATTTTATAGACAAAATTCGATGGAAAAAATCTTGGCAAAAGAGATATCAAAGCATATTTGTGATTATGTAAAAAAAGCTAAAAGAAAGATACGTATATTAGAGATTGGAGCTGGAACTGGAGCTACGAGTGAGTATATATTTTCTAATAGCGATTTAACAAACAATAATTGCGAGTATATTTTTTCGGATGTAAGTCAATATTTTTTGAATAATGCTAAAAGAAAATATGCGTATGAATATATAAAATTCAAAAAAATAGATTTCAATAAAAGCTTTATGGAACAAAAAATCTTTAATAATAGTTTTGATATTGTTATTTCAGCTGGAGCCTTAAATAATTCTATTGACACAAAAGTTGTTGTCGAAAATATTTTTAATTTAGTAAAGAGTGGAGGGCTAATTTTAATAACAGAACCAGTAGGAGAGCATTATGAGATTGCTTTATCTCAGTCTTTTCTGATGAATATTCCAATAGATGAAAGGTATGAATCGAATATCACATTCCTTAATTTGAATCAGTGGGTGGATTTACTTTCTCAAACAGGATTTATCACAAACTATTGGCCTGATGAGACTAATCCTTTGTCAGGATTAAATAAATATTTATTTATGGTAAGAAAGGAGTAA